A genomic window from Algoriphagus sp. Y33 includes:
- a CDS encoding NAD-dependent epimerase/dehydratase family protein — MQILVTGAAGFIGFHLTGELLKQGYDVVGVDNLNDYYDPTLKLSRLNQLGIEANLSLNFDVLKSTTNNFTFIKANIEEDLLWDKLDKDFKVTAIIHLAAQAGVRYSLENPKAYIKSNIEGFLNVLEFCRNKSIDKLIYASSSSVYGMESKQPFSEEESCNKPVSLYAATKRSNELMAYTYHHLFNINSVGLRFFTVYGPWGRPDMAPFIFTKAAFEGSEIRVFNQGNQKRDFTYIDDIIAGIIQIFEQREKIDGAEVCNIGQGKPLGLGDFISQIEDSTGMVLSKKFVEAQPGDVQITYADTDNLRNKFSYVPKVILKEGIGNFVKWYVEYYKVNKS; from the coding sequence ATGCAAATTTTAGTAACTGGAGCGGCAGGATTTATAGGTTTTCATCTTACTGGAGAACTTTTAAAACAAGGATATGATGTAGTCGGTGTTGATAATTTAAATGATTATTACGACCCTACACTTAAGCTAAGCAGACTTAATCAGCTAGGTATTGAAGCAAATCTATCTCTGAATTTTGATGTTTTAAAAAGTACGACTAACAATTTTACGTTTATTAAAGCAAATATTGAAGAAGATTTACTATGGGATAAACTTGATAAGGATTTTAAAGTAACTGCAATAATTCATCTTGCTGCTCAAGCAGGCGTAAGATATAGTTTGGAAAATCCAAAGGCATATATTAAATCCAATATTGAAGGATTTTTGAATGTGTTGGAATTCTGTCGAAATAAAAGTATAGACAAGTTAATTTATGCATCAAGTTCTTCTGTATATGGAATGGAATCAAAGCAACCATTTTCTGAAGAAGAAAGTTGTAATAAGCCTGTCAGCCTCTATGCAGCTACTAAGAGATCAAATGAATTAATGGCATACACCTACCACCATTTATTCAATATTAATTCAGTAGGATTAAGGTTCTTCACGGTCTATGGTCCTTGGGGAAGACCGGATATGGCTCCTTTTATCTTCACTAAGGCCGCATTTGAGGGGTCAGAAATAAGGGTTTTTAATCAGGGAAATCAAAAAAGAGATTTTACCTATATCGATGATATTATTGCCGGAATTATTCAAATATTTGAGCAGAGAGAAAAAATAGATGGTGCTGAGGTGTGTAATATAGGTCAAGGGAAACCCCTTGGTCTAGGAGATTTTATTAGCCAGATTGAAGATAGTACAGGAATGGTGCTTTCTAAAAAGTTTGTTGAGGCTCAACCGGGAGATGTTCAAATAACTTATGCAGATACAGATAATTTAAGAAACAAATTCTCATATGTGCCAAAAGTTATTTTGAAGGAAGGTATAGGAAATTTTGTAAAATGGTATGTTGAGTACTACAAAGTAAATAAAAGTTGA
- a CDS encoding serine O-acetyltransferase — protein sequence MITLKQTIQAIKDDLPKKSFKTFLRCYFYSAGFRVLLNHRIGKYLFYNRFILSRQMALYYKYKLVSKRGCDISYKAQIGKCVRFPHAIGIVIGDGVIIGNNVKIWQQVTFGSHGKLGEKLEYPIVKDNVKIFAGAKIIGGLTIGECSVIGASSLINKDVPANSVAYGIPFKIKGQ from the coding sequence ATGATAACACTTAAACAAACCATACAAGCAATAAAGGACGATTTGCCGAAAAAGTCGTTTAAAACTTTTCTACGCTGCTATTTTTATAGTGCGGGGTTTCGGGTTTTACTAAACCATAGAATTGGCAAGTATTTATTTTATAATAGATTTATTCTTTCTCGCCAGATGGCACTTTATTATAAATATAAACTTGTTTCTAAAAGAGGATGTGACATTTCTTATAAAGCACAGATTGGTAAGTGTGTCCGTTTTCCGCATGCTATTGGTATTGTTATTGGTGATGGAGTGATAATTGGAAATAATGTTAAGATTTGGCAGCAAGTGACTTTTGGAAGCCATGGTAAGCTGGGAGAAAAATTAGAATATCCTATTGTTAAGGACAATGTGAAAATTTTTGCTGGTGCAAAAATTATAGGTGGATTAACCATAGGAGAATGTAGTGTTATAGGAGCAAGTTCTCTGATTAACAAAGATGTTCCCGCAAACTCTGTGGCATATGGAATCCCATTTAAAATAAAAGGGCAATGA
- the gmd gene encoding GDP-mannose 4,6-dehydratase has translation MKTALITGITGQDGSYLAELLLEKGYMVHGIKRRASSFNTQRVDHLYQDQHEKSVNFKMHYGDLTDSMNVIRIIQEVQPDEIYNLGAMSHVKVSFDSPEYVANVDGIGTLRILEAVRILGMEKKTRIYQASTSELYGGMPENKNAAGFYDESSPFYPRSPYGAAKIYGFWITKNYREAYGMFACNGILFNHESPRRGETFVTRKITMATAAIALGMQDCLYLGNLEALRDWGHAKDYVKAMYLILQQEKPEDFVIATGVTTKVRDFVQMSFEHVGFSIRWEGEGVNEVGILDSVDEQKYFEATGEAIKPLILNLLNKEIIRIDPAYFRPTEVDLLLGDPTKSKTQLGWTPEYDLAGLVGDMMASDIKLMQKDMHLVQGGHEVYRQSE, from the coding sequence ATGAAAACCGCACTCATCACCGGTATCACCGGTCAAGACGGCTCTTACTTAGCCGAACTTTTATTGGAAAAAGGCTATATGGTCCATGGGATCAAGCGAAGAGCTTCTTCCTTCAATACGCAGCGTGTAGATCACCTGTACCAGGATCAGCACGAGAAATCTGTGAACTTCAAAATGCACTACGGGGATCTCACGGATTCAATGAATGTGATCCGCATTATTCAGGAAGTGCAGCCGGATGAGATCTACAATCTGGGTGCCATGTCCCATGTGAAAGTATCCTTCGACTCTCCGGAGTATGTAGCCAATGTGGATGGCATCGGAACCCTAAGAATACTGGAGGCGGTCCGTATTCTGGGAATGGAGAAGAAGACAAGAATCTATCAAGCCTCTACTTCGGAGCTGTACGGAGGTATGCCGGAAAATAAAAACGCTGCGGGGTTCTATGACGAGAGCTCTCCATTCTATCCCCGCTCTCCGTATGGAGCGGCAAAGATTTACGGTTTTTGGATCACCAAAAACTACCGGGAAGCCTACGGCATGTTTGCCTGCAACGGGATCTTGTTTAACCACGAGTCTCCTAGAAGAGGCGAGACGTTTGTAACGCGTAAAATAACCATGGCCACTGCCGCCATAGCCTTAGGAATGCAGGATTGCCTGTACCTGGGTAATTTGGAAGCATTGCGTGACTGGGGTCATGCCAAGGACTATGTAAAAGCCATGTATTTGATCCTTCAGCAGGAAAAACCGGAAGATTTTGTGATTGCTACGGGGGTGACTACGAAAGTGAGGGACTTTGTTCAGATGTCCTTCGAACATGTAGGCTTCAGCATCCGCTGGGAAGGAGAGGGCGTAAACGAAGTGGGAATACTGGATTCTGTAGATGAGCAGAAATACTTCGAAGCTACAGGCGAAGCCATTAAACCTTTAATCCTTAATCTTTTAAACAAAGAAATCATCCGCATTGACCCTGCTTACTTCCGCCCAACCGAAGTGGACCTACTTCTCGGTGATCCTACCAAATCCAAAACCCAATTGGGATGGACTCCTGAATACGATTTGGCAGGATTGGTAGGGGATATGATGGCCTCCGATATTAAATTAATGCAAAAGGATATGCATTTGGTGCAAGGTGGGCATGAGGTGTATAGACAGTCAGAGTAG
- a CDS encoding four helix bundle protein, producing the protein MSLTTYYTYSFEKLEVYQLARKFRVEIKKLTRSFPSDEKFELTSQIRRSSSSIATNLAEGSGRASLKDQAHFTNISFSSALETIDHLTYAFDMEYINEELYSYFRMKDDAIIQKLNSLYKYQIGSTSDLKSKFRNDSNP; encoded by the coding sequence ATGAGTCTGACCACTTATTACACCTATTCTTTTGAAAAGCTTGAAGTATATCAGTTAGCGCGTAAATTCCGTGTCGAAATAAAAAAACTTACAAGGTCTTTCCCTTCTGATGAAAAATTTGAGCTAACCAGTCAAATTAGGAGATCATCATCCAGTATTGCTACCAACCTAGCCGAAGGGTCTGGCAGAGCAAGCTTAAAAGATCAGGCACACTTTACAAATATTTCTTTTTCAAGTGCTTTGGAGACAATCGACCACCTCACTTATGCATTTGATATGGAATACATAAATGAAGAGCTATACAGTTATTTTAGGATGAAAGATGATGCAATCATCCAGAAGCTTAATTCGCTTTATAAATACCAAATCGGGTCAACCAGTGATTTAAAGTCTAAATTTAGAAATGATTCTAATCCTTAA
- a CDS encoding polysaccharide biosynthesis tyrosine autokinase: MYPTTPNVSNSGQNPFAVQKEDEIDLKVLLFNYLQYWPIIAAFMLAGLACAFLFNRYATNIYKVEASVLVEDDKPSLGTDLFETAGFGLQGKSNIENEIGILKSYSLAEETISELDLNVEYYHEGLVAVTQLYDKLPILVSVDWSHPQWVGGMFRLEVISGDSFKLSIADDGFSVYNPADPFYKTKIKNPALGKSLYSFGQEIRETNLNFKIAGIYANPGDVILFKLSDTPSLALRYRGALSVAPLNKQSSILTLSVETPVRRLGEDYINKLMEMYLNRELDEKNRASESTVRFIDQQLSGITDSLEFSENKLQQYRSDNNIFNLSQEGAGIFERLQELEKQKGETEVSMKYYQTLNAYLDNSRGGELVAPSIIGVTDPLLNSLVNSLAELQAEQIRLKSNYSDQAPAVRENSSRIANTKKQLQENVNLALGNTRNVLADINSRIRVIESDINALPKTERDLLGIQRQFTINENIYVYLLEKKAEAEITKASNMPKNSILDYAKAGNIPVAPKRSLNMLIGLILGLILPVGFITIKDFLNTTIEDPKELEAQIKVPLIGMIGRSLGDGLPVLNNPRSSVTESFRSLRADMTYLSPHKNNLVILLTSSISGEGKTFVSINLASVFSLMGKKTILIGLDLRKPKIAEDFNLSNDVGMSTCLSTDIPWQEAVKSTGYPDLDVILSGPIPPNPAELLLQPKFGQIVKEIKQAYDVVIFDCPPVGLVSETKEFFPMADISFFVFRQGYSKKTNSYILNNLVEKGGVSKIYGILNDVHIDRGYGYGYGYGYGYGYGYGNNSYGYHEEVHIPWWKRAIRGKK, translated from the coding sequence ATGTATCCCACTACCCCCAACGTGTCTAATTCCGGGCAGAATCCGTTCGCGGTTCAGAAGGAGGATGAGATTGACCTCAAGGTATTGCTTTTCAACTATCTCCAATACTGGCCGATTATTGCGGCTTTTATGCTTGCGGGGCTGGCCTGTGCATTTTTGTTCAACAGGTATGCTACCAATATTTATAAAGTCGAGGCGAGTGTGCTTGTCGAAGACGACAAACCCAGTCTGGGGACGGATCTGTTTGAGACTGCGGGATTCGGTCTTCAGGGCAAAAGCAACATCGAAAATGAAATAGGGATATTGAAGTCCTACTCCCTCGCCGAGGAGACCATATCGGAGTTGGACTTGAACGTGGAGTATTATCACGAGGGGTTGGTGGCGGTCACCCAGCTGTATGACAAACTGCCCATTCTGGTAAGTGTGGACTGGAGTCATCCCCAATGGGTAGGGGGCATGTTCAGGCTGGAGGTCATCAGTGGGGATTCCTTCAAACTCAGTATAGCCGACGACGGCTTTAGTGTGTATAATCCTGCGGATCCCTTTTATAAAACCAAGATAAAAAACCCTGCATTGGGCAAGTCACTTTATAGTTTTGGACAGGAGATCCGGGAGACTAACCTGAATTTTAAGATCGCAGGAATCTATGCCAATCCGGGAGATGTTATCCTGTTTAAACTATCGGATACGCCTAGCCTTGCCCTAAGATATAGGGGCGCACTTTCTGTGGCTCCGCTGAACAAACAGTCCTCTATACTGACCCTTAGCGTGGAGACCCCGGTGAGAAGACTGGGAGAGGATTACATCAACAAACTGATGGAAATGTACCTGAATAGGGAGCTGGATGAGAAAAATAGGGCTTCGGAGAGTACCGTACGCTTTATAGATCAGCAGCTAAGCGGAATTACCGATTCTCTTGAGTTTTCCGAGAACAAGCTACAGCAGTACAGGTCGGACAACAATATCTTCAACCTATCTCAGGAGGGGGCGGGGATTTTTGAGCGGCTGCAGGAATTGGAGAAGCAGAAGGGCGAAACGGAAGTGAGTATGAAATACTACCAGACGCTGAATGCTTACCTTGATAACAGCCGGGGCGGGGAGTTGGTGGCTCCCTCCATTATCGGAGTGACGGATCCTTTGCTGAATTCATTGGTCAATTCACTGGCGGAGTTGCAGGCTGAGCAGATTCGCCTTAAATCAAACTATTCAGATCAGGCTCCGGCAGTTCGGGAAAACTCCTCACGTATTGCCAACACCAAGAAGCAACTTCAGGAGAACGTGAACCTTGCGTTGGGCAATACCCGGAACGTATTGGCGGACATCAACAGCCGGATACGGGTCATAGAATCGGATATCAATGCGTTGCCTAAAACAGAAAGGGATCTATTGGGCATACAGCGCCAGTTCACGATAAATGAAAACATCTACGTTTATCTCTTGGAGAAGAAGGCAGAAGCTGAGATTACCAAGGCTTCCAATATGCCAAAAAACTCCATCTTGGATTATGCAAAGGCCGGAAATATTCCTGTAGCTCCAAAAAGATCCCTAAACATGCTGATAGGCTTAATACTGGGACTGATTCTTCCGGTAGGTTTTATCACCATAAAGGATTTTCTCAATACTACTATTGAAGATCCTAAGGAATTGGAAGCCCAGATTAAGGTTCCATTGATAGGCATGATTGGGCGAAGTCTGGGAGACGGTCTTCCCGTGTTGAATAACCCGAGGTCTTCGGTTACCGAGTCATTTCGTTCCTTACGGGCAGACATGACTTATCTCAGTCCCCATAAAAATAATTTGGTAATACTCCTCACTTCATCCATCTCCGGGGAGGGCAAGACGTTTGTTTCTATCAATCTCGCATCGGTATTTTCGCTGATGGGAAAGAAAACCATCCTGATAGGATTGGACTTAAGGAAGCCGAAGATTGCTGAGGACTTCAACTTGTCCAATGATGTAGGAATGAGTACCTGTCTCAGCACAGATATCCCTTGGCAGGAAGCAGTGAAGTCTACAGGTTATCCTGATCTGGACGTGATTCTTTCCGGACCAATTCCCCCCAATCCCGCAGAACTGTTGCTTCAGCCTAAGTTTGGTCAAATTGTAAAGGAAATCAAGCAAGCCTATGATGTGGTGATTTTTGACTGCCCACCTGTGGGATTGGTGTCCGAGACCAAGGAATTCTTCCCTATGGCCGACATCAGTTTCTTCGTATTCCGTCAAGGGTATTCCAAGAAGACCAATTCATATATTCTTAATAATCTGGTGGAAAAAGGCGGTGTATCCAAGATTTACGGTATCCTCAATGATGTTCATATAGATAGGGGATATGGGTATGGGTACGGGTATGGTTATGGATACGGCTACGGTTATGGCAACAATTCCTATGGTTACCATGAGGAAGTTCATATTCCCTGGTGGAAGAGAGCGATAAGGGGAAAGAAGTAA
- a CDS encoding GDP-L-fucose synthase, producing the protein MKIYIAGHRGMVGSAIWRALEAKGYANLVGKTSKELDLRNKEAVDAFFDQEKPDVVIDAAARVGGILANNNYPYQFLMENMQIQNNLIDASLSADVQKFIFLGSSCIYPKLAPQPLKEEYLLTGPLEPTNEWYAIAKITGVKACEAIRKQFGKDYISLMPTNLYGTHDNFDLNTSHVLPAMMRKFHEAKENGNTPVELWGSGTPMREFLFVEDLADAVVYALENKFQDNLYNVGTGTDLTIKELAELIQQTVGHTGDIIWDAGKPDGTPRKLMDVSKMTDAGWKAKVGLEEGIKRTYEWFLENQETFKQVKI; encoded by the coding sequence ATGAAAATCTACATCGCCGGCCACCGTGGCATGGTGGGCTCCGCCATATGGAGAGCCTTGGAAGCCAAAGGATACGCCAACTTAGTAGGGAAAACCTCTAAAGAACTCGACCTGAGAAATAAGGAAGCCGTAGACGCATTTTTTGATCAGGAAAAACCCGATGTGGTGATCGATGCCGCTGCAAGGGTAGGAGGGATCTTGGCCAACAACAACTATCCCTATCAGTTCCTGATGGAGAATATGCAGATTCAGAATAATCTGATAGATGCTTCCTTAAGTGCTGATGTTCAGAAGTTTATCTTCTTGGGATCTTCCTGTATCTATCCCAAACTGGCTCCACAGCCCTTGAAGGAAGAATATTTGCTGACAGGCCCTTTAGAGCCTACCAATGAATGGTATGCCATCGCCAAGATTACCGGTGTGAAAGCCTGTGAAGCGATCAGAAAGCAATTTGGGAAGGATTATATTTCGCTTATGCCGACCAACTTGTACGGTACGCACGATAATTTTGACTTGAATACCTCCCATGTGCTGCCCGCAATGATGAGAAAATTTCATGAGGCGAAAGAGAACGGGAATACACCGGTGGAACTGTGGGGATCAGGTACTCCTATGCGTGAATTTCTTTTTGTGGAAGACCTGGCCGACGCAGTGGTTTATGCCTTGGAAAATAAGTTTCAGGACAACCTATACAATGTAGGGACGGGAACAGATTTGACCATCAAAGAACTGGCAGAGCTGATCCAACAAACGGTAGGACATACCGGAGATATTATCTGGGACGCCGGCAAACCAGACGGTACCCCAAGGAAATTAATGGATGTATCCAAAATGACTGATGCCGGCTGGAAAGCAAAAGTGGGCTTGGAAGAAGGGATCAAAAGAACCTATGAGTGGTTCTTGGAAAATCAGGAGACATTTAAGCAAGTTAAGATTTAG
- the murA gene encoding UDP-N-acetylglucosamine 1-carboxyvinyltransferase — MNNILKVTKGTLQGKVKVSGAKNSSLRLLAASILTDENIELYNFPNGLLDVQVHLEMLKVLGKEYYSNEDYVKISESDANTTTVLDWKERSIRNTLLILGALTARFGEGKVPLPGGCKLGERKYDLHVMLLERLGAEVWEEDEFLCAKAKDGRLKGNSIHLPMRSTGATENSIIAASLAEGSTVLWNPHIRPEIMDLIDMLSKMGAKIKVFGQQRIEIEGVRKLSGVVHSVIPDNMEALTWAIGSVITNGDVEIENFPIDHLEVPLIFLKESGFRWYKGTDSVIVKGGTPYPIEISTGPYPGINSDMQPILAVYGAMSKGESKIVDLRFPGRYGYAEELNKMGMQYSIEGDLLVINGGNPLAGAEVKALDLRAGIALLLAGLTAEGETIIENSWQIHRGYENLFEKLKNLGISI; from the coding sequence ATGAATAATATCTTAAAAGTTACAAAAGGAACTTTGCAAGGCAAAGTAAAAGTAAGTGGAGCAAAAAACAGCTCATTGCGGCTTTTAGCTGCTTCTATACTTACAGATGAGAATATAGAATTGTATAACTTTCCTAATGGACTATTGGATGTACAAGTTCATTTGGAGATGCTAAAGGTTTTAGGTAAAGAATATTATTCGAATGAAGATTATGTGAAAATTTCTGAATCTGATGCGAATACTACCACAGTCCTCGATTGGAAAGAAAGATCTATCCGTAATACACTGCTTATTCTTGGAGCTCTTACAGCCAGGTTTGGTGAAGGAAAGGTTCCACTTCCTGGTGGATGTAAATTAGGTGAGCGTAAGTATGATTTACATGTTATGCTTTTAGAAAGGTTAGGCGCTGAAGTATGGGAAGAAGATGAGTTTTTATGTGCTAAAGCTAAAGATGGTAGATTGAAGGGCAATAGTATCCATTTACCTATGAGATCTACAGGTGCTACAGAAAATAGTATAATCGCAGCTTCTCTTGCAGAAGGAAGTACTGTTCTATGGAATCCGCACATCCGCCCGGAAATAATGGATTTAATCGATATGTTATCCAAAATGGGTGCAAAAATTAAAGTTTTTGGTCAACAAAGAATTGAGATTGAGGGGGTACGCAAATTGTCTGGAGTTGTTCACAGCGTTATACCGGATAATATGGAAGCTTTAACATGGGCAATTGGATCTGTAATAACCAATGGAGATGTTGAAATTGAGAATTTCCCTATAGATCATTTAGAAGTTCCCTTGATCTTTTTGAAAGAAAGTGGTTTTAGATGGTATAAAGGCACAGATTCCGTAATAGTAAAAGGTGGGACACCATACCCTATAGAAATAAGCACAGGCCCTTATCCTGGTATCAATTCCGATATGCAGCCGATTTTGGCAGTATATGGTGCTATGTCAAAAGGTGAATCCAAGATAGTTGATTTGAGATTTCCCGGAAGGTATGGGTATGCTGAAGAGCTAAATAAAATGGGTATGCAATATTCCATTGAAGGTGACCTTCTTGTAATTAATGGAGGAAATCCTCTTGCTGGAGCAGAGGTTAAGGCGCTTGACTTGCGTGCAGGAATTGCTTTGTTACTTGCCGGGCTGACCGCTGAAGGCGAAACTATAATAGAAAATTCTTGGCAAATACATCGGGGTTATGAAAATTTGTTTGAAAAACTGAAAAATTTGGGGATTTCTATTTAA
- a CDS encoding UDP-glucose/GDP-mannose dehydrogenase family protein — MKIAVVGTGYVGLVSGACFADVGIEVTCVDIDQKKIDNLKQGIMPIYEPGLEEVVVRNYKSGRLKFSTDLGEAIQGASVAFIAVGTPPGEDGSADLKYVLAVADEIGAKMTDYIVVATKSTVPVTTGEKVRGAIKEALDKRGSDLPFAVASNPEFLKEGAAVEDFLKPDRIVIGVDDERAEEIMQRLYKPFQLSGERIIYMDIPSAEMTKYAANAMLATKISFMNDIANLCELVGADANMVRKGIGSDPRIGNKFIYPGVGYGGSCFPKDVKAIIKTAKQYGYDLRVLQSVEDVNDDQKHVLANKVKAHFGEDLTGKTFAMWGLSFKPNTDDMREAPAAVIIDELRAAGATVKAYDPIAMDEAREHYIFDKVTYCSDAYDALVDADALLLVTEWSEFRIPSWDVVGRLLKNKVIFDGRNIYDRKYLATLGFEAFGIGS, encoded by the coding sequence ATGAAAATCGCAGTAGTAGGTACCGGCTATGTAGGACTGGTATCGGGAGCATGTTTTGCCGATGTAGGAATCGAAGTTACCTGTGTGGACATCGATCAGAAAAAAATTGACAACCTGAAGCAGGGCATTATGCCGATCTATGAGCCGGGTTTGGAAGAAGTTGTGGTCAGAAATTACAAAAGTGGAAGATTGAAATTCAGCACTGACTTGGGTGAGGCTATTCAGGGGGCTTCTGTGGCCTTTATCGCGGTGGGTACCCCTCCGGGTGAAGATGGCTCTGCTGACCTGAAATATGTGCTGGCAGTAGCTGATGAGATAGGAGCAAAAATGACCGACTACATCGTGGTGGCCACCAAGAGCACGGTTCCCGTGACCACGGGTGAGAAAGTCCGCGGTGCCATCAAGGAAGCACTGGACAAAAGAGGTTCTGACTTACCGTTTGCAGTAGCATCCAATCCAGAGTTCCTGAAAGAAGGTGCCGCAGTAGAGGATTTCCTCAAGCCGGACAGAATTGTGATCGGAGTGGACGATGAGCGTGCCGAAGAAATTATGCAGCGTCTCTACAAGCCCTTTCAGCTGAGCGGGGAGCGTATTATCTACATGGATATTCCATCTGCAGAGATGACCAAATATGCCGCAAACGCCATGCTTGCCACCAAAATATCTTTTATGAATGACATCGCAAACCTCTGCGAACTGGTAGGTGCGGATGCCAATATGGTAAGAAAAGGAATAGGCTCTGATCCTAGAATCGGAAACAAATTTATTTACCCCGGAGTAGGGTATGGCGGTTCTTGCTTTCCCAAAGATGTGAAAGCCATCATCAAAACCGCTAAGCAATATGGCTATGACTTAAGGGTACTTCAGTCAGTGGAAGATGTGAATGACGATCAGAAGCATGTTTTGGCCAATAAAGTTAAGGCGCATTTCGGAGAAGATTTGACCGGCAAAACCTTTGCGATGTGGGGCTTGAGCTTCAAACCAAACACAGACGATATGCGTGAGGCTCCTGCCGCGGTGATTATCGATGAGTTGCGGGCAGCCGGCGCCACGGTAAAGGCGTATGATCCCATTGCCATGGATGAGGCGAGAGAGCATTATATTTTCGATAAAGTGACCTATTGTAGCGATGCCTACGATGCACTGGTGGATGCAGACGCATTGTTGCTGGTGACCGAGTGGTCAGAATTCAGAATCCCAAGCTGGGATGTAGTGGGCAGGTTGTTGAAGAACAAAGTGATCTTTGACGGAAGAAATATCTACGACAGAAAATACCTGGCCACCCTGGGGTTTGAAGCCTTCGGTATCGGCAGCTGA
- a CDS encoding mannose-1-phosphate guanylyltransferase: MQTINVILSGGVGSRLWPLSRKSQPKQYLPVFDGETLFQNTVRRNAEFCGQAMVVGNCDNFELSRKDLTSAGVEGYVEIIEACPRNTAAAIAFAAFAASPEDILFVTPSDHLITSGLAYHTAVERGIQLAKEGYIVTFGLKPTKPETGFGYIEAAGEEVKGFREKPNLETAEAFVKSGNFFWNSGMFCFQAGVYLEELKAFEPEVYAASLTAFESAEEGKLDFGLSMQIPSISVDYAVMEKTKKIKVVPSSFSWSDMGSFESIYEHFKKQGHTVDSNGNMVIGTNLHTEFLGLKNTLLIQTPDAILILNKENAQDVKKVFERLEKEKPELVD, translated from the coding sequence TTGCAAACAATAAACGTAATCCTCTCAGGCGGAGTAGGTTCCAGACTCTGGCCATTATCCCGAAAATCGCAACCCAAGCAGTATTTACCGGTTTTTGATGGAGAAACCTTATTCCAGAATACCGTAAGGAGAAACGCCGAATTTTGTGGGCAGGCGATGGTAGTGGGTAACTGTGACAACTTTGAACTGTCGCGAAAAGATCTTACGTCAGCGGGAGTGGAAGGCTATGTGGAGATCATAGAAGCCTGTCCCCGCAATACTGCGGCAGCAATAGCGTTCGCCGCCTTTGCCGCCAGTCCGGAAGATATTTTGTTCGTTACTCCCTCAGATCATCTGATCACCTCAGGGCTAGCCTATCACACGGCTGTGGAGAGAGGAATCCAACTTGCCAAGGAAGGCTATATTGTCACCTTTGGGCTTAAGCCTACCAAGCCGGAAACAGGGTTTGGCTACATAGAAGCAGCCGGTGAAGAAGTCAAAGGATTCCGCGAAAAGCCCAATTTGGAGACTGCTGAGGCATTTGTCAAAAGCGGTAATTTCTTCTGGAATTCAGGGATGTTCTGCTTTCAGGCGGGAGTCTACCTGGAAGAACTGAAAGCCTTTGAGCCCGAGGTGTATGCTGCATCTCTGACGGCTTTTGAATCAGCAGAAGAGGGCAAGCTTGATTTTGGGCTGTCCATGCAGATCCCATCCATATCGGTAGATTATGCGGTGATGGAAAAGACGAAGAAAATCAAGGTCGTTCCTTCGTCCTTTTCCTGGTCTGATATGGGCTCCTTCGAGTCTATTTATGAGCACTTCAAGAAGCAGGGACATACAGTGGATTCCAATGGCAATATGGTCATAGGAACAAACCTGCACACAGAATTTTTGGGACTAAAAAATACCCTGCTTATCCAAACCCCCGACGCTATCCTTATTCTAAACAAAGAAAACGCACAGGATGTGAAGAAGGTGTTTGAGCGACTGGAGAAGGAGAAACCGGAGTTGGTGGATTAG